In the Longimicrobium sp. genome, AGTCACGCCCGCTGGTTTGATGCTTCCAACGATCCGGGGATGAAGTGAGATCTTGCTGTCCCCCGTCCCCTACTTCCGCTCCCAGCGGTTGGCGTCGCGCACCTGGTACTTGGTGAGCGTGCGCTCGATGGCGTCCTGGAGATCGAGCCCCATCTGGTTGGCCAGCACCACGCAGACGAAGACGATGTCGGCCAGCTCCAGCGCCACGTCCTGCTCGGGCTCGTCGGGCTTCTTGGTCTTGGGCCCGTAGCGGTGGTTGAGCTCCCGCGCCAGCTCGCCCACCTCCTCGGTCAGCCGCGCCAGGTTCACCAGCGGCGGAAAGTAGCCTTCCTTGAACTGCGAGATGTACGCATCCACCTGCTTCTGAACGTCGCGGAGATCCATCCGGGCGCCGGGTACTGGTTTCGAGTTGTGTTGGGGGGTGGAATAAAATTATGCATGTTCCCAAACGGAAACAAGGGTCTTGCGTTGCAGGGGGGTGGAGCGCGGCCTACATTCTCGCCGCGCCGCCCTCTCCGGCTCGCCGGGGCTCGCCACCTCTCGCGTACCGGGAGAGGTAGCCGGACGGGGCAGCGGCGCGGGTGGGATACACCGCCGCGGACGCGGCCGGCCCCCTCCCCCGGCCCCTCCGCCGCTGCGCAGGGCACTGCGCAGGGGAGGGGGGAACTCAGCGCGGTGACGGGACTTCGCGTGAGGGATGCGCGCCCGGAGGGCCGGGACACACCGCGCGCGAGCGGATGCCGCGGACCGGCCGGGATGCCGGGCGCGGTGGGGCCCGGCGCCGTTGGCCACAGCGGTATCGTGGCCTACGGCGCGCGCAGCCCGTTTTGGCGTCTCGGCGCCAAACACGCCCGAGAAAAACAGTGCGTTGGTGCGTCAGTGCGGAAGTGCGTTGGCCACGCGCAACCCGACGCACCACCGCACTCACGCACTCACGCACTCACGCATTTCCATGAGCCAGCCGCGGGTCGGGATCATCATGGGCAGCCGCAGCGACCGCGAGACCATGCAGGAGGCCGCGCGCGTGCTGGACGAGCTGGGGATCGGCTGGGAGATGGAGATCGTCTCCGCGCACCGCACCCCCGACCGCATGTTCCGCTACGCCGAGGAGGCCGAGGGGCGCGGGATCGAGGTGATCATCGCCGGCGCGGGCGGCGCGGCGCACCTGCCGGGGATGACCGCCGCCAAGACCGTCCTCCCCGTGATCGGCGTCCCCGTCCTCTCGTCCACGCTCAACGGGCTCGACTCGCTCCTCTCCATCGTGCAGATGCCGAAGGGCGTCCCCGTCGCCACCGTGGCCATCGGCAAGGCGGGCGCGGCCAACGCGGGGCTCCTGGCCGCGCGCATCCTGGGCACGCGCGACGAGGAGATCCGCGCGAAGCTCAAGGCATACGCCCATCAGTTGGGGGAGGACGCGCTCCGCCCCGACCCGCCGGCCGCGTGATGGCGGACGGCGTGTTCCTTCCCGGCTCGAGCATCGGGATCGTCGGCGGCGGGCAGCTGGGGCGGATGTTCGCGCTCGAGGCGCGGCGGATGGGCTACCGCGTCGTGGTCCTCGACCCCGGCGGCGACGCGCCCGCCGCGCAGGTGGCCGACGAGCACGTGCAGGCGCCGTTCGACGACCCCGCCGCCATGCGCGCGCTGGCCGAACGCTCCGACGTGGTCACGCTCGAGTGGGAGAACGCGGACGTGGCCACGCTGCGCGAGATCGAGCGCAGCGTCCCCGTCCGCCCCGGCCCCGGCGTCCTCGAGGTGGCCCAGCACCGCGTGCGCGAGAAGGACACGGCGCGGCGGCTGGGGATCCTGACCGCCGGCTACCGCGCCGTCTCCACCCGCGACGACCTGCGCGGGGCGCTGCGCGAGATCGGCACGCCCGCGGTGCTGAAGACGGCGCGCTGGGGGTACGACGGCAAGGGCCAAGCGGTGATCCGCGACCCGTCGGACGCCGATGCCGCGTTCGATGCCGTGGGCGGGGACGGGACGACGGAGCTGATCCTGGAGGAGTGGGTGCGCTTCTCGATGGAGATCTCCGTCGTGGCCGCGCGCGGGCCCGACGGCGCGACGGCGTGCTTCCCGGTCGCCGAGAACGTGCACCGCAACGCCATCCTCGACGTCTCCATCGTTCCCGCGCGCATCCCCGCGGAGATCGGTGACGAAGCGCGCCGCGTGGCCGTCTCCATGGCGGAGGGGCTGGGCGTCGTGGGCCTGCTGGCGGTGGAGATGTTCGTCGCCGAGGACGGGCACGTGCGCATGAACGAGATCGCCCCGCGGCCGCACAACTCCGGGCACTACACGCTGGAGGCCTGCCCGGTGAGCCAGTTCGAGCAGCAGCTGCGCGCCGTCTGCGGCCTTCCGCTGGGGTCGACGGAGCTGCTGCGCCCCGCCGCGATGGCCAACCTGATGGGCGACGACGCGGGGACGGCGCTCGGCCGCGCGGGCGTCGCGGACGCGCTGGGCGTCCCCGCGACGGCGCTCCATCTCTACGGCAAGGCCGAGGCGCGCCCCGGGCGGAAGATGGGGCACCTGACCTCGCTGGGCGGCACCGCCGAGGAGGCGCTGGAGCGGGTGTTGCGGGCGCGCGGGCACGTCACGGGCGAGAGGTAAGACGAGCCACCCCCTTGCGTTCCGCGCGGGCCCCATGCATTTGTAGAGAGGCCGCAGCAAACGACCCACGCGACACCGACCCTCCAGCCAGACGCATCCGTCCTCCCTCAAGGACGAACACCGCGTCAAGTCAGGAACGCTCCACGCAACGCGTTCCACCTTCAGCGGAAGCGAGAAACCAGCCGCGCCACGGCTCCGTAAACATGTGGGAACGCGCGGTGTACAAGGCTGCGTGGAACTGGCCCGCGCCTTGCCTCGTAGTACAGGGCAGGACGGGCGGATTGACCCAGGAGGCTCCGTGATCCTTCACTGCAACTTCGAAGAGCTTCGGGCGCTTACGGCGGCCTCGGAGATGATCGTGGCGGATGCCCACGGTCATGCCGGCGCCGTCGCGCCCCCCTCGGAGGAGCTGGGGATGGTGGAGCAGCTCCTCCCGCGCCTGACCGGCGACGTCAGCATCGAGACCCTCGAGGACCAGCGCCGAGTGCAGCGGGCGGTGTCGTTCATCTGCCACGACCTGCATCAGCGGCTGGACGAGCAGATCATCGCCACCAACCCGGCCAACGAGGACGCGGTGTCGCTGTACTTCGACTACGGCCACTCGCGCACCGTGCTCCACCGCCTGGACCTGATGGGCGCGGAGATGGAGGCGATCATCGACCTGATCCACGGCGGCCGCGCCGCCGCCGCCGGCAGCGTCACCTTCCCCGACTGACGCCGCATCGCGACCGAACGCGACGAGGCCCCGCACCGGATGCCGGTGCGGGGCCTCTGCTTTGCTGGTCGCCGCGACGATGCAACGGATCGCATCACCGGGTGCATCATCGCGATCCATCCAGCTCTGTCCGCGCAGGGGATTTGGCGCGCGCAGCGGTCCACGTCTCGCCTAAACCCTTATCCGGATCGACGGTCCAACACGGCTATGAACCACGGAGGGTTCGAACTCAATTCGTGACGAGTGGGTTGATCAACCGGAGTCCGGCGATCCACTGAAAATCCCGGGAATTGTTCGTTGCGAGCGGGATCCTGTGTTCCAGAGCGGTCGCGGCGATAAGTGCATCTCCAAGCGAGAGCTTCCGCTGCTGCCGCAAGGCGACCGCGCCGTCGATCACCTGGCGGTCTATGTCGAGCATCGGAATCGCTGCAAAGAATCGCTCGAGCGAAACACGGTCTCGCGGATCGAGCGCATGATAACCGAGCGCCTCCACGTACGTGATGGCCGACACCGCAATCGCGTTCTCCGTGAGGAAGCGGTGAACGGATGGATATGCCGGATCGGCTGCGTAGATGATGACGTTCGTATCGAGCAGGATCATTCGTCACGTCCGGGAAGCGGCCGGTCTTTCCGAACTTCTCGCTGCCACGCCACGGGATCGGGGATCGACCTGATCCCGCCGCGCGACGCGATCTCCTGTAGCGCAGCCAGCGCCGCACCGCGGCGTTCCTCGGGCGCCGCCGTGTCTTCGTCGTCGGGTACGATCACCTTGACTGCCTTCGGCCGGTCATCGGCCGGCGCACGGCCTCTCCACTCCAGGCAGTTACCCGACAAAACGGCATCGTAGCTCTGGCTCATCGGAATCCTCGATAGTGTTATGAACAATTTAGACAAGTCCTGCACGAAAGGGAAGGGTCGCGCCATCCCCCTAAGCGGCGCTGCGGTACCTCTTCAGGCTGAGCTGCAGCGGGCACGAGGCAGCGTCCACGGTGTATGGGGCGGGATGATGCAGACGCCCGTGCTTTCACCCGCCGCGCTCTCCGCGCGGATCCGCAACCGCGCGCGGGAGATGGGGTTCGACCTGGTCGGCATCGCCCCTGCGCACGCGAGCGCGCACGGCGATGCCTACGAGCGCTGGGTGGAGATGGGGATGCACGGCGAGATGGGCTACCTCTCGCGCGAGGACGCCGTCGCCAGGCGCCGCGACCCGGCGGTGCTCGTTCCCGGCGTGAAGTCCGCCGTGGTCGTGGGGCTGCGCTACTACGTGCCCGACGCGGACGAAGGAGTCACCACCGACCCATCGCGCGGCATCGTCGCCCGCTACGCGCGCGGCGACGACTACCACGAGCTGATGAAGGAGCGGCTGATCGCGTTGCAAAACTGGATTGGCGCGGAGTTGGTGCCGGTCGGCGGGCGTGCGTACGTGGACACGGGCGCGGTGCTGGAACGCGAGCTGGCGCAGCGGGCGGGGCTGGGGTGGCAGGGGAAGAACACCATGCTCATCCACCCGCGCCGCGGCTCGTACTACTTCCTCGGCGAGGTGCTGCTCGATGTGGAGCTGGAGTACGACCACCGCTTCGTGAAGGACCACTGCGGCACCTGTACCCGTTGCCTCGACGCGTGCCCCACCGGCGCCCTCCTCGGCCGCGACCCGACGGGCGCGCCGGTGATGGACGCGCGCCGCTGTATCTCGTACCTCACCATCGAGCTGAAGGGCGCCATCCCGCGCGAGCTGCGCCCGCTGATGGGCAACCGCATCTACGGCTGCGACATCTGCCAGGAAGTGTGCCC is a window encoding:
- a CDS encoding nucleotide pyrophosphohydrolase — protein: MDLRDVQKQVDAYISQFKEGYFPPLVNLARLTEEVGELARELNHRYGPKTKKPDEPEQDVALELADIVFVCVVLANQMGLDLQDAIERTLTKYQVRDANRWERK
- the purE gene encoding 5-(carboxyamino)imidazole ribonucleotide mutase, whose translation is MSQPRVGIIMGSRSDRETMQEAARVLDELGIGWEMEIVSAHRTPDRMFRYAEEAEGRGIEVIIAGAGGAAHLPGMTAAKTVLPVIGVPVLSSTLNGLDSLLSIVQMPKGVPVATVAIGKAGAANAGLLAARILGTRDEEIRAKLKAYAHQLGEDALRPDPPAA
- a CDS encoding 5-(carboxyamino)imidazole ribonucleotide synthase — protein: MADGVFLPGSSIGIVGGGQLGRMFALEARRMGYRVVVLDPGGDAPAAQVADEHVQAPFDDPAAMRALAERSDVVTLEWENADVATLREIERSVPVRPGPGVLEVAQHRVREKDTARRLGILTAGYRAVSTRDDLRGALREIGTPAVLKTARWGYDGKGQAVIRDPSDADAAFDAVGGDGTTELILEEWVRFSMEISVVAARGPDGATACFPVAENVHRNAILDVSIVPARIPAEIGDEARRVAVSMAEGLGVVGLLAVEMFVAEDGHVRMNEIAPRPHNSGHYTLEACPVSQFEQQLRAVCGLPLGSTELLRPAAMANLMGDDAGTALGRAGVADALGVPATALHLYGKAEARPGRKMGHLTSLGGTAEEALERVLRARGHVTGER
- a CDS encoding type II toxin-antitoxin system VapC family toxin, with protein sequence MILLDTNVIIYAADPAYPSVHRFLTENAIAVSAITYVEALGYHALDPRDRVSLERFFAAIPMLDIDRQVIDGAVALRQQRKLSLGDALIAATALEHRIPLATNNSRDFQWIAGLRLINPLVTN
- the queG gene encoding tRNA epoxyqueuosine(34) reductase QueG, with translation MQTPVLSPAALSARIRNRAREMGFDLVGIAPAHASAHGDAYERWVEMGMHGEMGYLSREDAVARRRDPAVLVPGVKSAVVVGLRYYVPDADEGVTTDPSRGIVARYARGDDYHELMKERLIALQNWIGAELVPVGGRAYVDTGAVLERELAQRAGLGWQGKNTMLIHPRRGSYYFLGEVLLDVELEYDHRFVKDHCGTCTRCLDACPTGALLGRDPTGAPVMDARRCISYLTIELKGAIPRELRPLMGNRIYGCDICQEVCPWNRFSKPTDEAAFLAREGLDGPSLIEWMTMTQEEFSRRFKNSPIKRTKRRGLLRNVAVALGNWGAPEAVPALAIALNDEEPLVRGHAAWALGRIGSEGATQALSSRLEAESDTWVREEIALALEAVTA